Proteins encoded in a region of the Diabrotica virgifera virgifera chromosome 4, PGI_DIABVI_V3a genome:
- the LOC126883673 gene encoding uncharacterized protein LOC126883673, giving the protein MSSDNPMSTEHPAHDFIELFPETESVSDMGTTPVPPPSPPQSLTDDIVMEEIKAVFSHDEEIKDSEGPQPDESSIKNCNNNPGSLQENQVVMIQQIVTIPPQGTTNSLEFTNDPQLEADYDSQRFEGKKPTKRPCNSPDTERNQSDLANTIQQLMKQLEQRDKENKRVQQEFKEILEERDRENKREQQEFKDLIAELRSIIRTKDDEARRMMDQIMKLTKTVQEMTNKRTVTITKIDESPMTWEQTENEKHEESETETTVYKNKSYQKSILSKRKKREDIGKSQNNDLKKLKTVAQS; this is encoded by the exons ATGTCGTCGGACAATCCTATGTCCACCGAGCATCCAGCTCACGATTTCATTGAATTATTCCCAGAGACAGAGTCAGTGTCTGATATGGGCACTACTCCAGTCCCTCCCCCTAGTCCACCCCAATCCTTGACAGATGATATCGTTATGGAAGAGATAAAAGCAGTCTTCTCtcatgatgaagaaataaaagattCAGAAGGCCCTCAGCCAGATGAATCAAGCATCAAAAATTGCAATAATAACCCCGGGTCCCTTCAGGAAAACCAAGTAGTTATGATTCAACAGATAGTTACCATTCCCCCTCAGGGAACAACAAACTCACTTGAGTTCACAAATGACCCACAACTAGAAGCTGACTACGACAGCCAACGATTCGAAGGCAAGAAGCCCACCAAAAGACCGTGTAATAGCCCAGACACAGAGAGAAATCAAAGTGACCTGGCAAACACGATACAACAACTGATGAAACAACTCGAACAGAGAGATAAAGAAAATAAGCGAGTACAACAAGAATTCAAGGAAATACTCGAAGAAAGAGACAGAGAAAATAAACGAGAACAACAAGAATTCAAAGATCTAATCGCCGAATTAAGATCAATAATTAGAACAAAAGACGACGAAGCAAGAAGGATGATGGATCAAATCATGAAATTGACCAAAACCGTCCAAGAAATGACAAACAAACGGACTGTcacaataacaaaaatagacgAAAGTCCAATGACCTGGGAACAGACAGAAAATGAAAAACATGAAGAATCAGAAACAGAGACAACGGTATACAAAAACAAGTCATACCAAAAGTCAATCCTATCCAAAAGGAAAAAACGAGAG GATATAGGGAAGTCCCAGAATAATGACCTCAAGAAATTAAAGACAGTCGCACAGTCGTAG